A stretch of the Leptospiraceae bacterium genome encodes the following:
- the gltB gene encoding glutamate synthase large subunit: MQERKNDPVQNSYIPQAQGLYDPSFEKDSCGVGFIANIKGERSNKIVEKGIRLMCNLEHRGAEGADPKTGDGAGIMIQIPDAFFRKQLPFELPAEGDYAVGVLFLPQDPLIREGIETIIEKVIVDEGEYCLGFREIPVNLEVAGTVARKTVPVFKHVFIGKGDATERGDGFERKLFLIRRIIDQRIRSQYKLDRSQYYVPSFSSRTIIYKGMLLGQQVRPFYKDLQSPDITSSFCLTHTRFSTNTFPTWDLAHPYRLIAHNGEINTLRGNINWMATRQKVMESPHYGQELKRMLPVIMEGQSDTATFDTVLELLCMAGRTLPHAVMMMIPEAWSKQKDMDVDKRAFYEYHATLIEPWDGPAAIAFCDGRVIGATLDRNGLRPARYIVTTDNEVILSSEAGVLNTDPSKIVKTERLSPGRMLLIDLEKGQFLDDEKIKMQISRQQPYREWVNEHLIRLNQLPDMDGIKQSDHNIIMSRMRAFGYTAEDIMTVIKPMAIKGEEPVGSMGEDVSLAVLSNKPQPLFRYFKQNFAQVTNPPIDPIREELVMELTTYIGPEGNLMAESPEHCLRLELEHPVLTNDELEKIRQIKQFRDGELKAVTYSILFNPHVKHSMRNSLDKLCEQVADSVRNGYNLVIISDRGVGRDRAPIPSLLAVAGLHHYLIREGLRTKIGIILESGEPREVAHFALLCGYGANAINPYMAFDAISDLIDQGLMPEVSDFKTAKKNYIKSIGKGLFKIFSKMGISTLQSYCGGQIFEAVGLDSELVSKYFTGTPTRIEGMSLEMLEMEAVKKHKNAFSPTYYPGALEPGGLHYYRKHSDPHIYNSNTILKLQESTKNNDYKMFREFSDIIDKQHEGLITLRSLFQIDESKCKPIPIEEVEPASEIVTRFQTGAMSFGSISAEAHTSMAIAMNRIGAKSNTGEGGEDAERYKTLPNGDSMRSAIKQVASGRFGVTTNYLVNADDIQIKMAQGAKPGEGGQLPGHKVDQVIANLRYSTPGVTLISPPPHHDIYSIEDLKQLIFDLKNVNPRARISVKLVSEVGVGTIAAGVAKAHADHILISGHDGGTGASPLSSIHNAGTPWEIGLAETHQTLVINGLRDRVYLAVDGKLSTGKDVILAALLGAEEFGFSTSSLITLGCIMMRKCHLNTCPVGVATQDERLRKHFNGKPEYLVNYMMFIAEQVREYMAKMGFRKFTDMIGQVELIKYQRPRNHWKARGLDFSKILAKPRPAHFPTDMHRTKEQNHGLEKQLDNEIIRRCRAAIDYKNPVKFDMKVVNLNRTVGTMLAGEIARRYGEEGLPEDTIDISFTGTAGQSFGAFINKGITLRLIGAANDYVGKGLCGGKLIVKTPEEASYDPAENIIIGNTCFYGATQGYAYINGVAGERFCVRNSGARVVVEGIGDHGCEYMTGGVAIVLGKTGRNFAAGMSGGIAYVWDYQNNFRNQVNMSMVVLESLSEQEEIDMVKAMIQSHVDYTGSKRAENILNNWNSELSRFIKVIPVDYQKALQKMQQNLKIAKETVHG, encoded by the coding sequence ATGCAGGAAAGAAAGAACGACCCGGTTCAGAACTCTTATATTCCACAGGCTCAGGGTCTTTACGATCCCTCATTCGAAAAAGATTCCTGTGGGGTTGGTTTTATTGCCAATATAAAAGGGGAACGCTCAAATAAAATAGTCGAAAAAGGCATTCGGCTCATGTGCAACCTCGAACATCGCGGTGCTGAAGGTGCAGATCCCAAAACCGGCGATGGAGCCGGTATCATGATTCAGATCCCGGATGCATTTTTTCGCAAACAGCTTCCTTTTGAACTACCGGCCGAAGGTGATTATGCAGTAGGAGTTTTATTTTTACCTCAAGACCCTCTGATACGGGAAGGTATAGAAACGATTATCGAAAAGGTAATCGTAGACGAAGGAGAATACTGTCTCGGGTTCAGAGAGATTCCGGTAAACCTTGAAGTAGCCGGAACTGTAGCCAGAAAAACCGTTCCTGTTTTTAAACACGTTTTCATAGGTAAAGGTGATGCAACAGAGCGCGGAGATGGCTTTGAAAGAAAGTTATTTTTAATCCGCAGAATTATAGACCAGCGTATACGCTCCCAATACAAACTGGATCGCAGCCAGTATTATGTGCCCAGCTTCTCTTCGCGTACGATTATTTACAAGGGTATGCTACTCGGGCAACAGGTTCGTCCTTTTTATAAGGACCTGCAATCACCTGATATTACCAGTTCTTTTTGTCTTACGCATACCAGGTTCTCCACAAATACTTTTCCGACCTGGGATCTTGCCCATCCTTACCGCTTAATTGCCCATAACGGGGAAATCAATACACTGCGCGGAAACATTAACTGGATGGCTACCCGACAAAAAGTAATGGAATCTCCGCATTACGGTCAGGAACTGAAACGTATGCTACCTGTTATTATGGAAGGACAGAGTGATACCGCCACCTTCGATACAGTACTTGAACTACTTTGCATGGCAGGAAGGACTCTTCCTCACGCTGTGATGATGATGATTCCGGAAGCCTGGAGCAAACAAAAAGACATGGATGTTGATAAACGAGCTTTCTATGAATACCATGCTACCCTCATCGAACCCTGGGATGGACCTGCAGCTATTGCCTTCTGTGACGGCCGGGTAATCGGTGCTACCCTTGACCGGAATGGTCTGCGTCCCGCTCGCTATATCGTCACTACAGACAACGAAGTAATTCTGAGTTCAGAAGCCGGTGTACTTAACACCGATCCTTCTAAAATTGTAAAAACAGAGCGCTTAAGTCCGGGAAGAATGCTACTCATTGACCTCGAAAAAGGTCAATTCCTTGATGATGAAAAAATCAAGATGCAAATCAGTCGTCAACAGCCTTACAGGGAATGGGTAAATGAACACCTGATTCGCCTGAATCAGCTTCCGGATATGGATGGAATCAAACAATCCGACCATAATATTATCATGAGCCGGATGAGAGCTTTTGGCTATACAGCGGAAGACATCATGACTGTCATCAAACCTATGGCTATAAAAGGAGAAGAACCGGTAGGTTCTATGGGAGAGGATGTCAGTCTGGCCGTTCTTTCCAATAAGCCCCAGCCCCTTTTCCGTTACTTCAAGCAAAACTTTGCCCAGGTAACCAATCCTCCTATTGACCCGATACGGGAAGAATTGGTCATGGAACTCACCACCTATATCGGACCGGAAGGGAACCTGATGGCCGAATCCCCCGAACACTGTCTGCGATTAGAATTGGAACATCCGGTTCTTACCAATGATGAACTGGAAAAAATCAGGCAAATTAAGCAGTTCAGGGATGGGGAGCTGAAAGCCGTTACCTATTCTATCCTGTTTAATCCTCATGTAAAACACAGCATGAGAAACTCCCTGGATAAACTCTGCGAACAGGTAGCCGATTCTGTAAGAAATGGTTATAATCTCGTGATTATCTCCGACAGGGGAGTGGGACGAGATAGAGCACCGATTCCCAGTCTTTTAGCTGTAGCCGGGCTACATCATTACTTGATCCGAGAAGGCTTACGCACCAAAATAGGTATCATCCTTGAATCGGGAGAACCCCGTGAAGTGGCACACTTTGCTCTGCTTTGTGGCTATGGTGCCAATGCCATCAATCCTTACATGGCTTTCGATGCGATTTCCGATCTTATCGATCAGGGTTTAATGCCGGAAGTAAGTGATTTCAAAACAGCAAAAAAGAACTACATAAAATCTATTGGAAAAGGTTTATTCAAAATCTTCAGTAAGATGGGAATTTCTACCCTGCAATCCTACTGCGGTGGGCAAATTTTTGAAGCGGTAGGTCTGGATTCCGAACTGGTAAGTAAATATTTCACCGGAACTCCCACCCGTATTGAAGGTATGAGTCTGGAAATGCTGGAAATGGAAGCAGTTAAAAAGCATAAAAATGCCTTTAGCCCGACCTATTATCCGGGTGCACTGGAACCGGGAGGTCTTCATTACTACCGTAAACACAGCGATCCCCATATTTACAATTCCAATACCATCTTAAAATTACAGGAATCGACCAAGAACAACGATTATAAGATGTTCAGGGAATTTTCTGATATCATAGACAAACAACACGAAGGATTAATCACCCTGCGCAGTCTCTTCCAGATAGATGAAAGCAAATGCAAACCCATCCCCATTGAAGAAGTAGAGCCGGCTTCTGAAATTGTAACCCGTTTTCAAACAGGAGCTATGAGTTTTGGTTCCATATCAGCCGAAGCCCACACATCCATGGCTATTGCCATGAACCGGATAGGAGCTAAATCCAATACCGGTGAAGGGGGGGAAGATGCAGAACGCTATAAAACCCTTCCAAATGGAGATAGTATGCGCTCTGCCATAAAACAGGTGGCTTCCGGTCGTTTCGGAGTTACAACAAATTATCTTGTAAATGCAGATGATATTCAGATAAAAATGGCACAGGGAGCAAAACCCGGAGAAGGAGGGCAATTACCAGGCCATAAAGTAGACCAGGTAATCGCAAACCTTCGTTACAGTACACCCGGTGTTACCCTGATTTCTCCTCCTCCTCACCATGATATTTATTCTATCGAAGATTTAAAGCAGTTGATTTTCGACCTGAAAAATGTAAATCCACGGGCGAGAATCAGCGTAAAACTGGTATCTGAAGTTGGAGTGGGAACTATTGCAGCCGGAGTAGCCAAGGCCCATGCCGATCATATCCTGATTAGTGGCCATGATGGAGGAACCGGAGCCAGCCCTCTATCTTCCATCCATAACGCAGGAACTCCCTGGGAAATCGGTCTGGCGGAAACCCACCAAACCCTGGTAATCAACGGACTTCGGGATAGAGTTTATCTTGCTGTAGACGGAAAATTATCTACAGGAAAAGATGTTATCCTCGCTGCCCTGCTGGGTGCCGAAGAATTTGGATTTTCCACTTCTTCTCTCATTACCCTCGGTTGTATCATGATGCGTAAATGTCACCTGAATACCTGTCCGGTGGGAGTTGCCACCCAGGATGAAAGACTGAGAAAGCATTTCAATGGAAAACCCGAATACCTGGTAAACTACATGATGTTTATCGCCGAGCAGGTTCGGGAATACATGGCCAAAATGGGATTCCGAAAATTCACTGACATGATAGGACAGGTGGAATTGATAAAATACCAGCGTCCCCGTAATCACTGGAAAGCAAGAGGACTTGATTTCTCCAAAATTCTCGCAAAACCCAGGCCGGCACATTTCCCTACGGACATGCACAGGACCAAAGAGCAAAACCATGGTCTGGAAAAACAGTTAGACAATGAAATCATCCGCCGTTGTAGGGCAGCCATCGACTATAAAAACCCGGTTAAGTTTGATATGAAAGTAGTAAACCTGAACCGGACAGTTGGAACGATGTTAGCCGGTGAAATAGCCAGAAGATACGGAGAAGAAGGACTGCCGGAAGATACTATAGACATTTCTTTTACCGGAACCGCAGGACAAAGCTTCGGTGCCTTTATTAATAAAGGTATTACACTTCGCTTAATCGGAGCTGCTAATGACTATGTAGGAAAAGGTTTATGTGGTGGAAAACTCATCGTCAAAACCCCGGAAGAAGCCAGCTATGATCCCGCTGAAAACATTATTATAGGAAACACCTGTTTTTATGGGGCAACTCAGGGTTATGCCTACATTAACGGAGTGGCAGGAGAACGTTTCTGCGTTCGGAATTCGGGTGCCAGAGTCGTAGTGGAAGGAATTGGCGACCATGGCTGTGAATATATGACAGGTGGAGTTGCCATTGTTCTCGGAAAAACCGGAAGAAACTTTGCTGCCGGGATGTCCGGTGGGATTGCTTATGTTTGGGACTACCAGAATAATTTCCGAAATCAGGTAAACATGTCTATGGTTGTTTTAGAATCTCTTTCAGAGCAGGAAGAAATAGACATGGTAAAAGCCATGATTCAGTCCCATGTCGACTACACAGGCTCGAAAAGAGCGGAAAACATTCTGAATAACTGGAATTCGGAACTAAGCAGGTTTATAAAGGTTATACCTGTGGATTATCAGAAAGCATTGCAGAAAATGCAGCAAAACTTAAAAATTGCAAAGGAGACGGTTCATGGGTAA
- a CDS encoding Uma2 family endonuclease, with product METQYYHELLKAVEVQDLGAMHFKIIDEQILFQDENGQFVITTISAEKDYNEHHFELLPEMAPYQLIEGKIIFMYSPTDNHQRISGNLFYFIKDYLMKNPIGEVRYSPLDVRLDEKNVVQPDILFVFIRRTSIIEKKIMGAPDFIIEILSTHRRDTLQCISTMGLYGRFLVQEYWIVHPEEHWIEVYHNKAGILWKKQTARVGDTINSKAIEGFCLDVARG from the coding sequence ATGGAGACACAATACTATCACGAACTACTCAAAGCCGTAGAGGTGCAGGATCTGGGAGCCATGCATTTTAAAATCATTGACGAGCAGATTCTCTTTCAGGACGAAAACGGCCAGTTTGTAATCACCACAATTTCTGCGGAGAAAGACTATAATGAACACCATTTCGAACTGTTACCGGAAATGGCACCTTACCAGCTTATCGAAGGAAAAATAATATTTATGTATTCACCCACAGACAACCATCAGAGAATTTCAGGTAACCTTTTTTACTTTATAAAAGACTATTTAATGAAAAATCCTATTGGTGAGGTTCGCTATTCTCCTCTTGATGTTCGTCTGGATGAGAAAAATGTAGTGCAGCCGGATATTCTTTTTGTCTTCATTCGTCGCACAAGTATTATTGAGAAGAAAATCATGGGAGCACCGGATTTTATCATTGAAATCCTCTCAACCCATCGTAGAGATACATTGCAATGCATCTCTACGATGGGCCTGTATGGCCGTTTCTTAGTTCAAGAATACTGGATTGTTCATCCGGAAGAGCATTGGATAGAAGTATATCACAACAAAGCAGGAATACTATGGAAAAAGCAAACGGCCCGTGTTGGGGATACAATCAATAGCAAAGCCATAGAGGGCTTTTGTCTGGATGTGGCCCGGGGATAG
- a CDS encoding transcriptional repressor — protein sequence MENHKLKYLLKKKGINLTRQRLEMADLLLSGKMHLTAEDINQLMNESFPSVSRATVFNNLNLFVEKGLLRKLEFKPGMAIYDTNFELHHHFIDNASGKIIDVELNTEEEAYLLEAIEKDLQKKEANLTIKSVDIIIRGQLKNPEE from the coding sequence ATGGAGAATCATAAGCTCAAGTATTTGCTGAAAAAAAAAGGCATCAATCTAACCCGGCAAAGGCTCGAAATGGCAGACTTATTGCTTTCGGGAAAAATGCACCTGACGGCGGAAGATATAAACCAGCTTATGAATGAGTCTTTTCCTTCTGTCTCCCGAGCTACTGTTTTCAATAACCTGAATCTGTTTGTGGAAAAGGGCCTTCTTCGAAAGCTGGAATTTAAACCGGGCATGGCGATTTACGATACCAATTTCGAACTACACCATCATTTTATTGATAATGCAAGCGGTAAAATTATAGATGTGGAACTGAATACAGAGGAGGAAGCCTATCTTCTTGAAGCAATAGAAAAAGACCTCCAAAAAAAAGAGGCAAACCTTACAATTAAGTCCGTTGATATTATTATTCGAGGGCAGTTGAAAAATCCGGAAGAATAA